ATAGAGACGCTAGGTTTAGAGACTGGACTCTAGCTTCTAGTCTCTAGCCTAAGCGCCTGTATCGTGGTACTTGTTAACAGATTCAAGTAGGGATTAAGGCAAGATGGCGGAAATATCGGCGAAAATCGTCAAAGAGCTGCGTGAAAAAACCGGCGCTGGCATGATGGATTGCAAAAAAGCGCTGACAGAAAATGATGGCGACATCGCCAAAGCGAGTGAGTGGCTGCGGCAAAAAGGCATCACCTCAGCGGATAAAAAATCTGGGCGTGTGGCAGCAGAAGGACTGGTAGGCAGCTACATCCACACTGGCGGTCGAGTTGGTGTGCTGGTGGAAGTTAACTGCGAAACCGACTTTGTGGCCCGTCGCGAAGAGTTCCAAAACTTGGTACGCAATATTGCCATGCAAATTGCCGCTTGCCCGAACGTCGAGTACGTGAAGGTAGACGAGATCCCATCAGACGTGGCCGAAAAGGAAAAGGCGATTGAAATGGGTCGCGACGATTTGGGAAACAAGCCAGAAAATATCAAAGAAAAGATCGTTTTGGGCAGAATTGAGAAGCGCTTGAAAGAGATGTCTTTGATGGATCAACCCTATATTCGGGATCAAAATATCAC
Above is a window of Microcoleus sp. FACHB-672 DNA encoding:
- the tsf gene encoding translation elongation factor Ts, with amino-acid sequence MAEISAKIVKELREKTGAGMMDCKKALTENDGDIAKASEWLRQKGITSADKKSGRVAAEGLVGSYIHTGGRVGVLVEVNCETDFVARREEFQNLVRNIAMQIAACPNVEYVKVDEIPSDVAEKEKAIEMGRDDLGNKPENIKEKIVLGRIEKRLKEMSLMDQPYIRDQNITVEELVKQAVSQLGENIQVRRFVRFVLGEGIEKQESNFAEEVAAQMGGK